A part of Rhodohalobacter barkolensis genomic DNA contains:
- a CDS encoding phosphoribosyltransferase — protein MDKDFTARIVGLSEVYEMAYKISDQITESSLNFDVVIGIARGGFPPARLVCDFLNIKTLTAVQIKHYTGAKEHKEVDISDPVDIDLKGKNVLIVDDVNDSGKTLIAAVDHVKSLDAGEIRTAVLHEKSNTSMKADFVGDYLDDWRWLIYQWAATEDLLEFLNDDNMLSAKNEEMRQHLSDHYELDVSTDLLKKVLAMKRNYLR, from the coding sequence ATGGATAAAGATTTTACTGCAAGAATTGTCGGGCTCTCCGAAGTTTATGAAATGGCTTACAAGATTTCTGATCAAATAACCGAATCCTCTCTTAATTTTGACGTTGTGATTGGTATTGCCAGAGGCGGCTTTCCACCTGCAAGGTTGGTATGCGACTTTCTGAATATTAAAACCCTCACTGCTGTTCAAATAAAACACTATACCGGTGCCAAAGAACACAAGGAGGTCGATATTTCTGATCCGGTCGATATTGATCTGAAGGGTAAAAACGTTCTTATAGTGGATGATGTCAACGATTCCGGAAAAACCCTGATCGCAGCGGTGGACCATGTTAAATCATTAGATGCAGGAGAAATTAGAACAGCTGTATTGCACGAAAAAAGCAACACTTCGATGAAAGCCGATTTTGTAGGAGACTACCTTGATGACTGGAGGTGGCTTATCTACCAGTGGGCGGCAACAGAGGATCTTTTAGAATTTCTAAATGACGATAACATGCTCTCTGCCAAAAATGAAGAGATGCGTCAACATCTTTCAGATCATTACGAGCTCGATGTTTCAACTGATCTGTTGAAGAAAGTACTGGCAATGAAAAGAAATTATCTCAGATAA
- a CDS encoding class I SAM-dependent methyltransferase, with translation MSRFDDEAKDWDTPESQERARAIANAIRSHVPLSTDLSAFDYGCGTGQLSFELRDKIGPITLADNSIGMLDVLREKIKEKSIHNMKPIRLDLTHDPLPGEKFDLVYTSMTLHHIPDTRFILKQFYELLNPGGYLCIADLDKEDGSFHGHDVDDVHKGFDQKELASVAKNAGFTNINFSTAYTMEKEVNEQGDTKQFPIFLMLARKI, from the coding sequence ATGTCACGATTTGATGATGAAGCCAAAGACTGGGACACTCCGGAAAGTCAGGAGCGTGCAAGAGCCATAGCCAATGCGATCCGTTCTCATGTCCCTCTTTCAACGGATCTATCTGCTTTTGATTACGGCTGCGGAACCGGACAACTCAGCTTTGAACTCCGTGATAAAATAGGCCCCATTACATTAGCGGATAATTCAATCGGAATGCTCGACGTACTGCGCGAAAAAATCAAAGAGAAGTCTATCCATAATATGAAACCCATCCGGCTGGATCTCACCCACGATCCGCTGCCCGGTGAGAAATTTGATCTGGTTTATACATCGATGACTCTCCACCACATCCCCGATACTCGATTCATCCTCAAACAATTTTATGAGTTATTAAATCCCGGCGGCTATCTATGCATCGCCGACCTCGACAAGGAAGATGGATCCTTTCACGGCCACGATGTTGACGATGTTCATAAAGGATTTGACCAAAAAGAGCTCGCAAGCGTAGCCAAAAATGCAGGCTTTACAAACATCAACTTTTCAACAGCCTATACTATGGAAAAAGAGGTGAATGAACAGGGAGATACAAAGCAATTTCCAATTTTTTTGATGTTAGCACGGAAAATATAA
- a CDS encoding nicotinate phosphoribosyltransferase encodes MFDYTATYTDQYQITMSQVYFHKGMKNETAIFDYFFRKLPFEGGYTIFAGLEDLLKAIENLRFDQKDLELLEKEGMDQEFLDYLEDFKFSGNIYSAKEGDLIFPNRPVLSVEAPIIEAQLLETLTLNTLNYQSLIATKASRMRLAAGDRKLVDFGLRRAPGTGGYAASRAAVIGGFNSTSNVRSGRDYNIPISGTMAHSFVQRYDEEIDSFRDFAEVRAHDCVLLVDTYDTLKSGVPNAIKVGKEMEERGEKLKGIRLDSGDLAWLAKESRRMLDEAGLDYVKIAASNQIDEEVIKSLLNQNAPIDLFGVGTSLVTGRPDSALDGVYKLSYANEEPRLKLSETVSKINLPGKKQVYRLFNEDGSFYGGEVVALADEDDFDIMVHPSDPKQSRILTEFTKEPLLEKVVENGKRISIPRATDEIAEFSRQQLEKLPKEFKRFDNPHAYKVGLTKKLKELRDSLVHRHKERV; translated from the coding sequence ATGTTTGATTACACAGCGACCTACACCGATCAATATCAAATAACAATGTCTCAGGTCTATTTCCACAAAGGGATGAAAAATGAGACAGCCATATTTGACTACTTTTTCCGAAAACTTCCCTTTGAAGGAGGGTACACCATATTTGCGGGTTTGGAAGATCTCCTGAAAGCCATTGAAAATCTTCGTTTCGATCAAAAGGATTTAGAGCTGCTGGAAAAAGAAGGAATGGACCAAGAGTTTCTCGATTATTTGGAGGATTTTAAATTCTCGGGAAATATTTATTCAGCCAAAGAGGGTGATCTGATCTTTCCTAATCGGCCGGTACTCAGCGTGGAAGCACCGATCATTGAAGCACAACTGCTCGAGACGTTAACACTCAATACACTCAACTATCAGTCTTTAATTGCTACCAAAGCCAGCAGAATGAGGCTTGCTGCCGGAGATCGAAAATTGGTGGATTTTGGACTGAGGCGTGCACCGGGAACCGGCGGGTATGCAGCCAGTCGTGCAGCAGTCATCGGCGGTTTTAATTCTACGAGTAATGTCCGCAGTGGTCGCGATTACAACATTCCCATATCGGGGACCATGGCGCACTCTTTTGTTCAGCGCTACGATGAAGAGATCGATTCATTTCGGGACTTTGCAGAAGTACGGGCTCATGACTGTGTACTTCTTGTCGATACCTACGACACATTGAAAAGCGGTGTACCCAATGCGATCAAAGTGGGCAAAGAGATGGAAGAGCGAGGTGAAAAACTCAAAGGAATCCGACTCGACAGCGGCGATCTGGCCTGGCTGGCCAAAGAGTCGCGCAGAATGCTGGATGAAGCCGGGTTAGACTATGTGAAAATTGCGGCATCCAACCAGATTGATGAGGAAGTTATCAAGAGTTTACTCAACCAGAATGCACCCATCGACCTGTTCGGAGTGGGAACAAGTTTGGTTACCGGCCGGCCCGATTCTGCCCTTGACGGCGTTTACAAACTCTCCTATGCGAATGAAGAACCTCGTCTTAAGCTTTCTGAAACGGTAAGTAAAATTAACCTGCCCGGCAAAAAACAGGTCTACCGGCTTTTCAATGAAGATGGCTCTTTTTACGGAGGAGAAGTTGTAGCCCTGGCCGATGAAGATGATTTTGATATAATGGTTCATCCATCTGACCCTAAACAGTCACGTATATTGACGGAGTTTACAAAAGAGCCCCTATTGGAGAAAGTTGTTGAAAATGGGAAGCGAATTTCAATACCCAGGGCCACCGATGAGATTGCTGAATTTAGCCGGCAACAGCTTGAAAAACTGCCCAAAGAGTTTAAGCGATTCGACAATCCGCATGCCTATAAGGTTGGATTAACTAAAAAATTGAAAGAGCTGCGTGATAGTTTGGTACATCGTCATAAGGAGAGGGTTTGA
- a CDS encoding peroxiredoxin yields MNDQQPIAMPRLNEKAPDFEAKTTQGIKSLKDYEGKWLVLFSHPADFTPVCTTEFIGFAENADNFNELNTELLGLSIDSTHSHLAWVRNIKEKFGVEIPFPIIEDLSMKVANAYGMIQPGASDTSAVRTTFIIDDKGILRAMLYYPMTNGRSVKEVLRLVKSLQTSDEHKIATPEGWEPGDKVIVPPPATAEEAEKRIDEGYECVDWYFCRKDLN; encoded by the coding sequence ATGAACGATCAACAACCTATAGCAATGCCGAGGCTAAATGAAAAGGCCCCGGATTTTGAAGCAAAAACAACACAGGGAATTAAGTCACTTAAAGACTACGAAGGAAAATGGTTAGTTCTGTTTTCGCATCCGGCAGATTTTACTCCCGTTTGCACTACTGAATTTATTGGATTTGCTGAAAATGCCGATAATTTCAATGAGCTCAACACAGAACTTTTAGGGCTATCCATCGATAGTACTCATTCACACTTAGCTTGGGTTCGAAATATCAAAGAGAAGTTTGGGGTAGAAATTCCTTTCCCGATTATCGAAGATTTATCGATGAAAGTAGCGAATGCATACGGCATGATTCAACCCGGAGCAAGTGATACATCTGCGGTTCGTACTACATTTATTATAGATGATAAGGGGATACTCAGAGCCATGCTCTATTACCCGATGACAAACGGCCGTTCTGTAAAAGAAGTGCTGCGACTCGTTAAATCTCTGCAAACTTCTGATGAGCATAAAATAGCCACACCGGAAGGATGGGAGCCAGGTGATAAAGTAATCGTACCTCCACCGGCAACTGCTGAAGAAGCGGAAAAACGCATCGATGAAGGATATGAATGTGTTGACTGGTATTTTTGCAGAAAAGACCTTAACTAA
- a CDS encoding M16 family metallopeptidase gives MKKMLLLAVFLCSAAVVYAQDIHLDVQKKVLDNGVTVLVWERESAGRIGTRIFYKVDVASERPGTVGLTHMLEHHLFKGSDQVGTESWEQEKEMAHRVEKLERQITDEKNRNAPCYIQRSVFAELENDCRTERLDSLQTELDHATEFQNNLAHTTWYDWAVQSAGGTNSTASTGRDWMKFDIDLPANKLELFMWTERSRVEHPVFRHFEPEKEVVVDQIRRYDNQPDGKFSRVMRSLTYDAHPYGWAHWFSDLTQATREDHWEIFYKYFIPQNTVIVVVGEVEAEKVFALADQYWGSWETGRPSPRLRTVEPEPVGQKRLLVEAAAGPSVAMNVPMPAVGHPDAHVFDILAELLGGSDGFLARELVKSQNIATNSGASGWTSKYPSHFEIRVDGRSNDDLEIIEQGINRVLDQMARDSVSRSDITAARSRLVMDMAGSLQAIGRSAVTIGSMESIYGWEHLNRLPELWNEVTPEDISRVISKYFSKNMQTVGHLMREEAESVTAQNGQPEPEKLQGRFNAGSLNEIRPGNWPFGGPIAEFYLNSITKKPASAVETTVNEQKRLSEDGNEGNGESTDFSDLSATEIMPIAEQPWYSPPWMAVRRPSSFNEPMPVDHFSKLEFDSVEFTPPSPEDYRVSLDNGLQVFVADSDLLPVVQVSVLVRTPESAEPAGKQGLARLTAQLLRAGADEKLTDRLNNLGASLQIQSEPNLTKITSVAPSESGAEVIEALGSLLSSPDFIEVFDSEKNREAIRADRNADDAATKVRNLFMQELYGESHPFGRKVTSETVNAITLEDVEQWYQKYFYGDNITIAVSGDVKREDVESAIGVSGFSDFPPEQQGDSFVAEFQEMPELDGHQIVIEDMDIRQGLVMIGHKGIEGLPEDHAALEVMHHILAGGGFISRMMELLRTQTGITSALYGEVEPGLGAPNPYLWRFGGNPDTILEGVRLALQQIRVMKEVGVTEQEFRAARTAYLDGLIPASYDTPQKIAERLTHHELLGIFAYQSPQYLNYYAGSETELEALKNLTWEDVNRAAEKYLDPENMIIVIGGPKDQIMQPVDTDVEEFLEL, from the coding sequence ATGAAAAAGATGTTACTATTGGCCGTTTTCCTATGTTCGGCCGCGGTGGTTTACGCTCAGGATATTCACTTAGATGTACAAAAGAAGGTATTAGATAACGGAGTAACTGTTCTGGTTTGGGAACGCGAATCGGCCGGGCGAATTGGTACCCGAATTTTTTACAAAGTGGACGTCGCTTCAGAGCGTCCCGGAACGGTAGGTTTGACTCACATGCTTGAGCATCACCTGTTCAAAGGTTCAGACCAGGTTGGTACTGAAAGTTGGGAACAAGAAAAAGAGATGGCTCATAGGGTTGAAAAACTGGAGCGGCAGATTACAGATGAAAAAAATCGAAATGCACCTTGTTATATTCAGCGGTCGGTATTTGCCGAGTTGGAAAATGACTGTCGCACTGAACGCCTGGATTCGCTGCAGACTGAGCTTGATCACGCAACCGAATTTCAAAACAACCTGGCACACACCACTTGGTACGATTGGGCGGTACAGTCGGCCGGAGGTACAAACTCTACTGCATCCACGGGCCGCGACTGGATGAAGTTCGATATTGATCTGCCTGCGAACAAACTGGAACTGTTTATGTGGACCGAACGCAGCCGTGTTGAGCATCCGGTATTTCGTCATTTTGAGCCTGAAAAGGAGGTTGTTGTCGATCAGATTCGCCGATATGATAATCAACCGGACGGTAAATTCTCCAGGGTGATGCGTTCACTTACTTACGATGCACATCCGTATGGCTGGGCACACTGGTTTAGTGATTTGACACAGGCTACGCGTGAGGATCACTGGGAGATTTTCTACAAATATTTCATTCCTCAAAATACTGTAATTGTGGTTGTTGGTGAAGTAGAGGCTGAAAAAGTTTTTGCGCTGGCAGATCAGTACTGGGGAAGTTGGGAAACAGGTAGACCTTCTCCGCGTTTAAGAACCGTGGAGCCGGAGCCGGTTGGGCAAAAAAGATTGCTTGTAGAAGCAGCCGCAGGTCCTTCTGTTGCGATGAATGTTCCAATGCCTGCTGTGGGTCACCCTGATGCACACGTATTTGATATTCTGGCAGAATTGCTTGGCGGCTCAGATGGATTTCTTGCACGTGAGCTCGTAAAGAGTCAAAATATTGCGACTAATTCAGGAGCTTCAGGCTGGACATCAAAATATCCGTCTCATTTTGAAATTCGGGTGGACGGTCGCAGCAACGACGATCTCGAAATAATTGAACAAGGTATCAACCGGGTATTAGATCAGATGGCAAGAGATAGTGTGAGCAGGAGTGATATTACCGCCGCACGCAGTCGTTTGGTGATGGATATGGCAGGCAGTTTACAGGCAATAGGCAGAAGTGCGGTTACCATCGGTTCCATGGAATCGATTTACGGCTGGGAGCATCTTAACCGGCTGCCTGAACTGTGGAATGAGGTAACCCCTGAAGACATCAGCCGAGTAATCTCAAAATACTTCAGCAAGAACATGCAGACTGTTGGGCACTTAATGAGAGAGGAGGCAGAAAGCGTTACTGCGCAGAATGGTCAGCCCGAACCTGAAAAGCTTCAGGGACGATTTAATGCCGGCAGTTTGAATGAGATAAGACCCGGTAACTGGCCTTTTGGCGGACCGATAGCTGAATTCTATCTCAATTCTATAACGAAAAAGCCGGCATCTGCAGTTGAAACTACTGTTAATGAACAAAAGCGTTTGTCCGAGGATGGAAATGAAGGTAATGGAGAGTCGACGGATTTTTCCGATCTAAGTGCTACAGAAATTATGCCAATCGCTGAACAGCCCTGGTATAGTCCGCCGTGGATGGCTGTCCGTCGTCCATCATCATTCAATGAACCCATGCCGGTAGATCATTTCAGTAAATTGGAATTCGACTCGGTTGAGTTTACTCCGCCATCCCCGGAGGATTATCGTGTATCTCTTGACAACGGACTGCAAGTATTTGTTGCTGACTCTGACCTGCTGCCGGTGGTTCAGGTTTCAGTCTTAGTGCGAACACCGGAATCTGCTGAGCCGGCTGGAAAACAGGGGCTGGCACGATTAACGGCCCAGCTGTTACGTGCAGGAGCAGATGAGAAGCTGACAGACAGACTCAATAATCTTGGGGCAAGTTTACAAATTCAATCGGAACCTAATTTGACGAAGATCACCAGTGTAGCTCCGTCTGAATCGGGTGCGGAAGTTATTGAAGCATTGGGATCTCTTTTGTCTTCTCCTGACTTCATAGAAGTATTTGATTCTGAGAAAAATCGTGAGGCTATTCGTGCTGACAGAAATGCTGATGATGCAGCTACAAAAGTTCGTAACCTATTTATGCAGGAACTCTATGGAGAGTCGCATCCATTTGGCAGAAAAGTTACCTCAGAAACAGTAAATGCTATTACGCTTGAGGATGTGGAACAGTGGTATCAAAAGTACTTTTATGGAGACAATATAACTATAGCTGTTTCCGGTGATGTAAAGAGAGAGGATGTAGAATCTGCAATAGGCGTATCAGGATTTTCTGACTTTCCGCCTGAACAGCAGGGGGACTCGTTTGTTGCTGAGTTTCAGGAAATGCCGGAGCTGGATGGGCATCAAATAGTTATCGAAGACATGGATATTCGCCAGGGTTTAGTTATGATTGGCCACAAAGGTATTGAAGGATTGCCCGAAGATCACGCTGCACTGGAAGTAATGCATCATATCCTTGCCGGAGGTGGTTTTATATCACGAATGATGGAGCTCCTGAGAACGCAGACCGGAATTACATCGGCACTATATGGTGAGGTGGAACCGGGGTTAGGTGCTCCTAATCCATATTTGTGGCGGTTTGGAGGAAACCCGGATACGATACTTGAAGGTGTGAGGCTGGCGCTTCAGCAAATACGCGTGATGAAAGAGGTGGGGGTAACAGAACAGGAATTCAGAGCCGCCCGCACGGCATACCTGGATGGACTTATACCGGCCTCCTACGATACACCACAGAAAATTGCTGAGCGTCTTACTCACCACGAATTGCTGGGAATTTTTGCATATCAGTCTCCACAGTATCTGAATTATTATGCCGGTTCCGAGACTGAGCTGGAAGCACTCAAAAATCTGACATGGGAGGATGTAAACCGGGCGGCTGAAAAATATCTGGACCCAGAGAATATGATTATTGTGATTGGCGGTCCCAAAGATCAAATTATGCAACCGGTAGACACTGACGTGGAAGAGTTTCTGGAATTATAG
- a CDS encoding cation-translocating P-type ATPase: protein MNRIQNQDYHHKSVEETLESLESDSNRGLSKQTYRKRKQKYGPNRLRKATTRSNLKILIDQFKSIVILVLLIAAILAFAFQHLAEGIAVSAVLLVNTLIGFFTELKATRSMEALRHIHKDKIRVRRNGTEEETDTETLVPGDIIILESGDLVPADIRIIESNNLQINESALTGESVPVQKKTEKVEADSVLAEQTCIAFKGTVVTDGSGLGVVTGTGMNTELGRISELAESAEKEATPLQKKLDNLGKKLAWITISIAVLIAVAGFIVGQDPRVMIETAIALGIAAIPEGLPIVTTIALARGMHLLAKKNALINKLQAVETLGATSIIFTDKTGTLTENHMSIHTIAAPSGEFNLENEENGEGKENREDEILRRILEVGVLCNNASVLDEDDDLIPEEEQGDPTEVALLRAGLLMNIDREKLVEEKKEIREEAFDSDTMMMATYHQGKGDIEVAVKGAPEKLLDVCSTIIGTDSGSDTPLTEEDKKKWLKQSEKLAENGLRLLAVADKRVNSKEEEPYKELRFLGLIGLLDPARDDVGPAISECQSAGIRVIMVTGDQAPTASAIAKETGITEEESPTVVHGRNLKDPDKMSDPEREEMIGTNIFARVNPTQKMHLINMMQKEGNVVAMTGDGINDTPALKKADIGVAMGKRGTDAARQISDMVLLDDAFKTIVSAVKYGRIIFENIRKSVMFIMCTNVAEVLVVTIATIIGGFLFFPLPLLPLQILYLNVITDVFPALALGMGKGEPGIMNQSPHQKNEPVLTDRHWLAIAGWSIIISASVLIALALAVYQLGFEQEQAVTISFLTLAFGKLWFVFNLRSPGTRFFSNEIIMNRYVAGSILLCIVLLLAAVYLPGLSDVLKTRDPGRSGWLLLLGMSLVPFVIGQVIRTFQRTPETTT from the coding sequence ATGAACAGGATTCAGAATCAAGACTATCATCACAAGTCAGTTGAAGAGACCCTGGAAAGCCTTGAGAGTGATTCCAATAGAGGTCTTTCCAAACAGACATATCGCAAGAGAAAACAGAAATATGGCCCCAATCGGCTGCGCAAAGCAACCACACGCAGCAATTTAAAAATCCTGATCGATCAGTTTAAAAGTATCGTCATTCTGGTTCTGCTCATCGCGGCTATCCTTGCCTTTGCTTTTCAGCATCTTGCGGAAGGAATTGCAGTTTCGGCTGTTTTGCTGGTCAACACGCTTATCGGTTTTTTTACAGAGCTGAAGGCAACGCGTTCCATGGAAGCTCTCCGCCATATTCATAAAGATAAAATACGGGTTCGGAGGAATGGAACAGAGGAGGAAACCGACACCGAAACACTTGTCCCGGGCGACATTATCATCCTCGAAAGCGGTGACCTTGTACCGGCAGATATCCGGATTATTGAATCCAATAACCTGCAAATCAATGAATCCGCTCTCACCGGGGAATCCGTACCGGTTCAAAAAAAGACGGAAAAAGTTGAAGCCGACAGTGTTCTTGCAGAACAGACCTGTATAGCATTTAAAGGAACCGTTGTTACAGATGGATCCGGCCTTGGGGTTGTGACCGGGACCGGAATGAATACTGAACTCGGCAGAATCTCAGAGCTGGCAGAAAGTGCAGAAAAGGAAGCTACGCCCCTTCAAAAAAAGCTGGATAACCTCGGTAAAAAACTCGCGTGGATCACCATCAGTATCGCGGTTTTAATTGCAGTTGCAGGGTTTATCGTAGGGCAGGATCCCCGGGTTATGATTGAGACCGCAATTGCCCTTGGAATTGCGGCAATACCGGAAGGATTGCCCATCGTAACGACCATTGCTCTTGCCCGCGGTATGCACCTGCTTGCCAAAAAGAATGCCCTGATCAACAAACTTCAGGCCGTGGAAACACTGGGCGCAACAAGCATCATCTTTACTGATAAAACGGGCACACTTACAGAAAACCATATGAGCATTCATACCATTGCCGCTCCCTCAGGTGAATTCAATTTAGAAAATGAGGAAAACGGTGAGGGTAAAGAAAACCGGGAAGATGAAATTTTAAGACGAATCCTTGAGGTTGGAGTCTTGTGTAATAACGCATCTGTATTGGATGAAGACGACGATCTTATCCCCGAGGAAGAGCAGGGAGATCCAACCGAAGTTGCACTTCTGAGGGCCGGGTTATTGATGAATATAGACCGTGAAAAATTAGTTGAAGAGAAAAAGGAAATCAGAGAGGAGGCCTTCGATTCTGATACCATGATGATGGCGACCTATCACCAAGGTAAAGGTGATATTGAGGTGGCAGTAAAGGGAGCTCCTGAAAAACTGCTTGATGTCTGTTCAACGATAATCGGGACGGATTCCGGTTCGGATACACCACTGACTGAAGAGGACAAGAAAAAGTGGCTGAAACAGTCGGAGAAACTTGCAGAGAACGGATTACGGCTTCTGGCCGTGGCCGACAAAAGAGTGAACAGTAAGGAGGAAGAACCTTACAAAGAGTTGCGATTTCTGGGCCTGATCGGTCTGCTCGATCCGGCAAGGGACGATGTCGGCCCGGCAATCAGTGAATGTCAGTCCGCCGGAATTCGGGTCATTATGGTTACCGGTGATCAGGCCCCGACTGCATCAGCCATAGCCAAGGAAACGGGAATTACGGAAGAGGAAAGTCCTACAGTTGTACACGGCAGAAACTTAAAGGATCCGGATAAAATGTCTGATCCGGAACGCGAGGAGATGATCGGCACAAACATTTTTGCACGAGTGAATCCGACTCAAAAAATGCATCTGATTAATATGATGCAAAAGGAGGGCAATGTTGTGGCCATGACCGGTGACGGAATTAATGACACACCTGCACTGAAAAAAGCAGACATTGGTGTAGCCATGGGGAAACGCGGGACGGATGCTGCACGCCAGATTTCAGATATGGTTCTTCTGGACGATGCCTTCAAAACCATTGTGTCTGCTGTAAAATACGGGCGGATTATTTTTGAAAATATACGTAAGTCGGTCATGTTTATAATGTGTACCAATGTGGCTGAAGTTCTTGTGGTGACCATTGCCACAATCATCGGCGGGTTTCTGTTTTTCCCGCTTCCACTGCTGCCCCTGCAGATTCTCTACCTGAATGTGATCACGGACGTTTTCCCTGCGCTTGCCCTGGGAATGGGCAAAGGAGAACCGGGGATTATGAATCAAAGCCCTCATCAGAAGAATGAACCGGTTCTGACGGATAGACACTGGCTTGCAATCGCTGGGTGGTCGATCATCATATCTGCATCTGTACTTATAGCCCTTGCACTGGCAGTTTATCAGCTGGGCTTTGAACAGGAACAAGCCGTAACCATTTCATTTCTAACCCTTGCCTTCGGAAAACTTTGGTTTGTTTTCAATCTCCGAAGTCCCGGCACCCGGTTTTTTTCAAATGAGATTATAATGAATCGCTACGTGGCCGGATCAATTCTGCTATGTATTGTTCTGCTGCTTGCGGCTGTATACCTGCCCGGTTTATCCGATGTTCTTAAAACTCGTGATCCCGGACGGTCCGGTTGGTTACTTCTGCTTGGAATGAGTCTGGTTCCATTTGTGATCGGACAGGTTATCAGAACGTTTCAGAGAACGCCGGAAACAACAACATGA